In Candidatus Sodalis pierantonius str. SOPE, one DNA window encodes the following:
- the ptsH gene encoding phosphocarrier protein Hpr, with translation MYQQEVTITAPNGLHTRPAAQFVKEAKGFSSEITVTSNGKSASAKSLFKLQTLGLTQGTVVTIAAEGEDEQKAVEHLVKLMAELE, from the coding sequence ATGTACCAGCAAGAAGTTACGATTACTGCTCCTAATGGTCTGCATACCCGTCCCGCCGCCCAGTTTGTCAAGGAAGCCAAAGGCTTTAGTTCCGAAATCACCGTGACCTCTAATGGCAAAAGCGCCAGCGCAAAAAGCCTGTTCAAACTGCAAACCCTTGGTCTGACGCAGGGTACCGTCGTCACAATCGCCGCGGAAGGCGAAGATGAACAAAAGGCGGTAGAACATTTGGTTAAACTTATGGCAGAGCTTGAGTAA
- the cysK gene encoding cysteine synthase A, producing MSKIYEDNSLTIGHTPLVRLNRIGNGRILAKVESRNPSFSVKCRIGANMIWDAEKRGVLKPGVELVEPTSGNTGIALAYVTAARGYKLTLTMPETMSSERRKLLKALGANLVLTDGPKGMKGAIAKAEEIVATDPERFLMLQQFSNPANPAIHEQTTGPEIWQYTDGDVDVFIAGVGTGGTITGVSRYLKNTQGKNVFTVAVEPTDSPVITQALAGDEIKPGPHKIQGIGAGFIPDNLDLKLIDRVEKITNDEAISTARRLMEEEGILAGISSGAAVAAALKLQEEEDFANKNIVVILPSSGERYLSTDLFTSPEL from the coding sequence ATGAGCAAAATTTATGAAGACAATTCACTGACTATCGGTCACACCCCGTTGGTCCGTCTAAACCGTATAGGCAATGGCCGCATCCTGGCGAAGGTGGAATCGCGCAATCCCAGCTTCAGCGTCAAATGCCGCATCGGCGCGAATATGATTTGGGATGCGGAAAAGCGGGGCGTGCTTAAACCGGGCGTGGAGCTGGTGGAGCCCACCAGCGGCAACACTGGCATTGCGTTGGCCTATGTCACGGCGGCCCGCGGCTATAAACTGACGCTGACCATGCCTGAAACGATGAGCAGCGAGCGCCGTAAGCTTCTAAAAGCGCTGGGCGCCAACCTGGTGTTGACCGACGGCCCGAAAGGGATGAAAGGCGCCATTGCCAAGGCGGAAGAAATTGTCGCGACCGATCCCGAGCGCTTCCTGATGCTCCAGCAGTTCAGCAATCCGGCCAATCCGGCCATCCATGAGCAGACCACCGGCCCGGAAATCTGGCAATACACCGACGGCGATGTAGACGTCTTTATCGCCGGGGTCGGTACCGGGGGCACCATCACCGGCGTTAGCCGTTATCTGAAAAATACTCAGGGTAAGAACGTGTTTACCGTCGCGGTGGAGCCCACCGACTCCCCCGTCATCACCCAGGCGCTGGCCGGAGACGAAATCAAGCCTGGACCGCATAAAATCCAGGGGATCGGCGCCGGTTTCATTCCCGATAATCTGGATCTGAAGCTTATCGACCGGGTCGAGAAAATTACTAACGATGAAGCGATCAGCACCGCGCGCCGCCTGATGGAAGAGGAAGGCATCCTGGCCGGCATTTCCTCCGGCGCCGCCGTTGCGGCAGCGCTGAAGCTGCAAGAAGAGGAAGATTTCGCCAACAAGAATATTGTGGTGATCCTGCCCTCCTCCGGCGAGCGCTATCTCAGCACCGATCTGTTTACTTCGCCTGAATTATAA